The region GTCTATGTGGGACTCGTTCATCGACTTGATCGGCCAGTTTCCGGCGTGCTGCTGTTGGCAAAAACGTCGAAAGCCGCCTCAAGGCTTTCGGCACAGTTCCGCGAGCGTGAACCCGAGAAAGTCTATCTGGCAATTGTGGAAGGCCAGCTAAACCCAGCAGCGGGAGAAATCGTCGACTGGTTAATCAAAGACCAGGAGCGAAATCATACCCGGGTGACATCCCCTCAAACGCCCGGTGCCAAGCAGGCAAAGCTCCGGTATCGTCAACTCGAAACGCTGGTAACGCCTGAGGGAATACGAACTTTGGTTGAAGTGCAGCCGATGACTGGGCGCAGCCACCAGATTCGTGTCCAACTGGCCCATGCAGGTGCCTCGATCCTGGGTGATCTCCGCTATGGTTCAAAAACTCCGCTGGGCAAGATGATTGCCCTGCATGCCCGGTCGCTGACCTTTGAGCACCCGGTTCAGAAGCAACCGCTCACGATTTACGCTCCGCTGCCCAGCGACTGGAAGCCTTTCATGAACCCGCTGCTCTGGGAAAAATTTCAGACGGCAGGAGAGAGTGCGGCAGAGTCTAGCCACAGATAGTGGGCATGTTCTTGAAATAGCCCAGTCAGCGAAGTCAGATTTGCGGGTAAGTTTTCCCGTCATTCAATGTGCAGCGAGAGATAGCCAAGACATGCCTGCTTCGAGCTGCAGGCATGGCACACAAAGTAGAGTCAAATCGAGAAGAGATCGGAATCACTGGGCACCAGAGGGTGGTTTGCCGCCTGCTTCCGCGACCGCAGGGGCTGCCGGTATGGTGGAGGGCACTCCGAGAAGTTTGGCAGCCTCGCGGAGATTGTTCTCGAAGTCCCGTTCTTCGTGGGACACCTTTGTCCTCGAGTTGCTGATCATCTTCTGCAAGCGGTCGCGAACACACCACAAGTGAAGTTGCTTGTAGGGGTACTTGCGACTGGCTGAACTCTGGAGCTTATCGACGAAATCCTTGGGATATTCCTTGGCTGTGGCCTGTGCGAGTGCTTCCCACTCACCGGCCGGCGCCTTTGTTTCACGCAACTTCTTCACAGTTGCCAGCACTTCTTCCAACCTGGTCTGTAATTGGCGATCGCTGCCCGTGCTGGCAGGCAAAAATCCCAGAGAGAAATAAATCCCCACGAGAGCCAAGAGCCCGACTGCCACAAGAGCTTTGGGAGACTTCAGGCCTTCAATGGCATCATCCAGCCATTCGGGACGCTCTGCGGCGACTTTCTTCTTGGGCGCTGGTCTGGCTGGCATGGGCCGGGAGGGAGCTGCTCCTCCAAAACCTGACGAATAACTGCTGGCTCCCGAGTTGTAAGACGCCCCTGAGCTGTAAGAGGAAGCCGCTGCAGACGAGGAATAACTCGATGCATTTGAATTCGAGTTTGAACTTTCGCTCGTGGCCTTCTTGGTGACTTCGAGTTCCGGCTCAGAAGCTTTTGCAGCCGGTGTTTCTTTGACAACAGCCGCTTTCGCTTCGACGCTGGCTGCTGGAATCACTGCATTCGCTGCAGAGTCAGCCGGCTTCGCTGATGTTTTCGCTGTGGTGGTGGACGCAGTGGCCGATGAAGCGGCGGTAGATGAAGCTGTGGCCGCAACTGCTGGCTGCGGAGTCGCAATGGCAGGAGCGACAGGTGCCGAGATGACCGGCGGAACCAGAGGTGGCATCAGACCATTGATCGTCGAGGCGAGCACATATTGGCCGGCCTGGCCTTGACGCACATAGTCGGTGGCTGCCAACTGCCCGGCAGTTGCCCATTGTGTCAGTTGCGAGTAATCGACAGGGCCATATTCCTGACCACCGATCCAGGCGTACCAGAGATGATCGACGGGGGCAGGTGCAGCAGCTTGTGGCCACTGAGGGACAAATCCTGCCCCTGCGACAGGCATTCCATAGGCAGGTGTCGGTGCAGCGGGGAACCCGGCATAGCCATTGACGGCTGGCCCACCAGGATAAAACGCGGGCATACCGAATGGTGGCGTGTTGCCAGTGTATCCCTGAGTGTCACTCCCCCGGCGGTTTTTCTTTTTCCGGCGGGATCGACGTGCATCGAATGATCGATCATCGTCCTCCTCGTCGTCATCAAACTCATCTCGAATACGGGATTTGGGAGCAGGTCTCGCCGATTCACGATTCGATGAAGGTTCATTCCCGGGAAATGCCTGCATTTCCTTAGAAAGTCGGCCTTCGGGGATCTTGTGCTCACCTTTCTCAAAAGGGAGCACAGCCATCAATCGGCCAATTGAACGTACCGCGCGCCACTTACCGGCTGCCCCAAGCTTGACTTCGGCTTCTGGCCCGAGCTGCCCCTCTTCCACGAAAGATTGAATCTCATCAAAGCCCATCGGGCCCAGTTCTCGACCCAACACTTTGCAGTACCAGCCACTCTGTGCATCGCCCAGCCCATCGAGAGTGGCTCGCCCTGCAGACTCCAGGGTCTGGTCTTGAGGTGCGTCAAGAACCTCCTTGAGCGTTAACCAGTGCGATCCGGTCTCGGCTCGCACCTCATCGGTGTGCGATAACGTGCCGTTCTCCAGCAGCGTCACGAGCATTTCGTGAGGAACTGGACCAAATTCTTCGCCAAAAAGACGGTAGTACCAAGTCATGGCAGTGAGTGTAGGCATGTACGGGGAGCCATAAGTGGGCGGAGGGTCTGCACATCACACGCAGGTCCAGTCCACGTTTCGAGACATCCTATCACAAGATGCTGCTCTCAACGTTTCAAGACCCAATCAATCGCCGGGCAAAAAATCCTTGAACGTATTTCGTCCCAGGAAACATTTTTTCCCGTCACTGATTGATTTCATTGTTATCTGCAAAGATTGAACCGCAACGCCAAAAACTCGGCTTGACGGAATACAAATGGAAAATTCACATTGAATTCCATCAATTGAGTTGATCAAACACAACAAACCCTCCGAATCCCATGACAAACAACACTACTCAAATGAACATCAGTAAATATATTCACACTACATCAATGCAAAAGGCGACGCGCGATTGAACACGCTGTCGCCTAGATTTTTGGCAAACTGTCGCACGGTCGATCAAGTCTATTGAGCTGACCCCAATTGAAAACCTGTTACTGCCGGGTGCACAGGACGGGTCGCGACCTCAGTCTTTCGTGTGTTTCTTCAGTCTTTTGCGTATTTCACGGTGACATTCGAGCGGATACCACCCCGAGGCGTGAACTGGGCAACGACTTCCAGACTCCTCGGAGAAGTCGCGGCCACCAGATCATCCAGAATCATGTTCGTGACCTGCTCGTAAAACGCTCCATGATTGCGGAACGCCTGCAGATAAAGTTTGAGAGACTTCAATTCGAAACACTTTTCGTCTGGCACATAGGTAATCACCAGTGTGCCGTAATCTGGCTGGCCAGTTTTGGGACAGAGCGACGTGAACTCTGGACAAATCGTTTCAATCGAGTAGTCACGCTGCGGAAAGGGATTCGGAAACGTCTCAAGAATCCCCAGAAACTCGGAAGGCATAAACTTACTTTCAGACAAAATGCTTGACACCTAACGGATGTTTACTGAAATCTGCCGCCCGGATTCCCACGCAAAACTGCTTATCTGTCAAGCGGGTGGTTCGGAGGGAGGAGTAAATTTCGGAGCACTGGCGACCACGGGCTCATCATCATCTTTGGCTAATGGCCGTGTTGTTTTCGAACTCTCCGGCTGAGTATAGACAGTACTCTGAATATCGTCCGTCATACCGGCCATCCCTTTTTTGAATTCTGTCAGCCCTTTCCCCAGGCTGCGAGCGACTTCGGGCAAGCGCTTGCCGAACAATAGGAGAGCGATGATCCCCACGACCATCATTTCCTGCCAACCAGGTGCACCAAACATAATTCAAATCCTCGCTGATGATATTCGTGCGTTGTCCAATGCCCAGATCTACGACAATCGCTGGTGATCAAAGCTGTTCAAAGGCGCAGGCCCAGGGCGATTCAAACAGCGTTCCGCCAAGTCTGCGGGCTCAGGCGAAACAGGCCGTCAACATTCAAAAAAATCGCTGGTTGACTTCCTAATCAGACTTTCGCTTCCCGATCGTCGATCTTCTCGGGCTCCTGTTCTGCCTCCTTGGCACCCTTCTTGAATTCCGTGATGCTCTGTCCCAGTGATCGCATCACGCTGGGAAGCCGGTTTCCGAAAAGGAGCAGGACAATTCCTAGTACAACAAGCAATTCCCATCCACCGGGCAGACCAAACATGATTTTCTCCGGATCAACCTCTCAGCAATTTGGAACAAACGTTCATAACGCTCTGAGGTGTCTAACTTTGTAACGAAAGGCGGCGTGGCAGAAAGTCTTGCTTGGCAGAGATCTCAGCCTCGGCTTCATCACCTGAGAAGCCAATTCAGCCTGCCTGAAGAACAATATTCACGCATATTGTCATGATACGTCGGAGGAGTCGGATGCGGGAGTCACTTCTCTGCATTAGCAAGTCAGTACTGACAACTCACTACTCATGACCCGATGCCCACGACAAAACAGTCTCTGCGACGCTGATCCGAGCTACTTTGAGCTGCGGTCTCCACGAATACGAGCGGCTGCGGTAGCCACATCGCACGCGGTCTATATCCAAAATTATCACTTCGGGTACGAGGAAAGTCAATCTTGTGCCCGAAGACCTTGGTCACTTCAAGGGTTAAAGTGAATGTACCACATCACTGGCACTGCGGACTCTCGCCTCATTTCAACGACTTTTTGAGGTGTATAAATGAAAATGGGCACCGGTATGAAACCGGTGCCGCGGGGGTTTGGGGGGGACATTTCAACACGAACAGAGGGGACAGGCATGGGGTGCCTGGGTTAGCGATCCGCATCAACCATGGAGATGGTCGAAGAAACGGCCGCAGGAGGGGTTTCAGAATTCGATGATCGAGCGACCCAGCGTTGGGCTCGAACAATCGAAGGTGTTTCAGCAGGCTTCGCCGCAGCGTGGCGAGCAACAATTCGTGGCTCTTCCTGATCCAGCACATTCGTCAGAGACGCTGTCATGACAGCTCCCTTCGATTTGGGTGAAACAGGTTCTGTTTTCGGAGGCTGTGGAATCTCGGCTGTGGGGCCATTCAGCAATGTGGGCTGAGGCTGCACAGGCAAACTGATTTTACTGGCCGGCAGACCACCACTCGATGTTCGATTGTCGGGACGATCGGGATTGGCTCGTTCCAAATTGTCTTTGGTGGCACTGCGAGTGCGGATATCTGTGGCAGAACGCGAGAAGTTGGGATCAGCCGTCGGTGCCAGAACTGTTTGTGAACCCCAGACCGGGCCCCAGGCAGTGGCGGTGCCGCCCATCGGGGCAAAGGCCATCTGACTGCCAATAGGCACGGTTCGCATCACAGTGACAGGCCGCATGGCCGTCACTTCTTCATCGACATACCGCACTTCGTTCACAGCCACTTTTCGAGTCGATTGCTTGGCCACCATAGTGGTGACGTTGTAGGCAACCTGGCGAGTTCCTTGTATAGCGACCTGGCGGGTCACTGGCACAGTCTGGACGCAGGTCCGGGCGACATATTCACGCTGTGCTGTATAGCGCGGTGTAAATGCTGAACCGATCTGATGAGTGGTCCGATTCCACCAGCCAGCCATACCTGGGCGACTATCAACTTCGCAAGGCGATGGTCGGCAGTTGGGCTGATAACGTGTCACCCAGTAACCCATGTTCTTGGTCTGGGTTCGCATTTCCGTCACGTTCTGATAGGAAACCGTGGGGACTTCACATGTCTTCTGTTCTGTCACAGGGACATATTCAGTCACAGGCTGTTCGACATAACGGGTTTCAACAATTGGTCGTCTGACAGTCTGCTTGACCTGCTGGAATTCGGTCACAGGAACTGTCTGATAGCAGGTTTGCATAATCGGCTGCTGCACCACTTCGCAGGTGGAGACAGGAGCACAAGGACTGCAACTGGCCGATTGGAACATCGGCGGTGGTGCCCAGCTCGAAGCACCTGTGTTACAGGTACTGCAGCCAGAGTTACCTCCAAACCATTGTGCCTGGGCACTGGCGTGTGGAGCAAGAACAGCAAGCGTGGCCCAAAGGGCAATAGAAAAACGAGGCATGGGTACCTTCCTGTGAAGGAAAGAACAGAACGGTGCCGGAAAAGCGAGACAGGTGTCGCGAGGGGGAGGCGAGAAAACCTCAGATGCCTGAGGTAGAAGAGTGCACGCTGCCAGGATTCATTCCGGCCGGCAAACCCACCACAGGTATTGAGTCACACATCATGGTCGAACTCCCGTTGTCATCCATGACTATTGGCGTTCGCGTTGTGTGTGGGAGGTTTGTAGGTGAAGCCTTCAAGCAGGTCAAGATGTTCCGGCAAGAACTTCCGAACTTCTAAAAATCGGCTGTTTTCAAGCGAAAACATGAAATTTTTGCCTGCATAAGCTTCAGCACTTTCCGCCAGAGGGCAGTTTTTTCTGACATTTTCTGCCGATGATTTGCCCAATCAGCAGCACATCATTCAGAATTCATTGAAGTTCAATTCGCTGAGCATGATTTCTCGAATTGAACAGACGGGTTTGGTTGGGAGTTGGGAGTTGACAAAGAGATGAGCATGCGACCCACGAAGCTGAGTGTCTGACGCGATGCTGTGGAAGACAGGTACATTCCGTAAGCACTTCATGGACCCGACTTGGAAATACTTGAGCGTTGGCCCCAGGAACTGGTGAATTGACATGAGATCATTGCGAATTGCTTTTCTGGGGACGGGGCCATTAGCTCGACCCGTCTTTGAAGCCCTGCGCGAATCACCACACCACCAGGTCGTCGCACTGATCACGCAACCTTCCAGAACAGGACGTGGTCATCATCAGCACGAGAACCCGCTCATTGGTTTAGCTGAAGAGCGGAACATCCCGGTCTTCCAACCTTCACGCATTCGTGATGCCGAGCATGCCACCTGGCTCAAAGAACTGGATCTCGACCTGTCTGTGGTGGCGGCTTACGGCCAGATTCTGTCACGGGAGATTCTCGATCTGCCTCGTCTGGGGACCATCAATGTCCACGCCTCACTGCTTCCCAAGTACCGCGGTGCGACACCGATTCATGCAGCTGTCCTGTCCGGTGATGAAGTGGCGGGAGTGACCATCATTCGCCTTGTCCCGAAGCTCGATGCGGGCCCCATGCTGGGTGTTGATCAACTCCAGGTTGATGCCCAGGAGACCACAGGTTCACTCGAAGCACGTCTGGCGCAACTGGCCGTTCCATTAACACTGCGTGTCGTCGATCAACTGGCTATGGGGGAGGCTCAGGAAACCTTACAGGATGAGACTCTCGCCACGCATGTCGGCAAGCTCACCAAACAACATGGCCTGATCGACTGGTCTAAACCCGCTATAGACATCGAACGACATATTCGAGGGATGCAGCCCTGGCCAGGCCCACAGACGATGCTCTTTTCTGAAGGGAAAGCTCCCCTGCGCTTGTCCATCCTGCAGGGCACTGTGATCTCTTCATCCGCGACAAATTCATCGTCCGTAGGATCATTTGCAGAACAAACATCACCCGGTCAGCTCAGTTCCGAATCAGGGCGACTTTTCGCGCAAACGGGCGACCATCGGCTGGAAATTCTCACTTTGCAACCGGAAGGCAAGCGAGCCATGTCGGCTGCCGAATATCTTCGCGGACGCCCCGTCAAACCTGGCGATTATCTGGGGACACTGGCCATCGCTCCGCAATAATCTCCGCACATTCCACAACTCCAACTCAGCATCTATCGCTGCTCCATTGAGTATGGTATCGAATGTGAGAGATAAGGTGCATTGCGAGGCTACCCCGGAGAAATCACCGATGAATCTGCTCACCACACTGGCGGGATCGATGCTGGAAGGCTTTTTTCCTGCCGGTTGGGATCTCGCCCGCATCGATGCCTGTGTCGATGCTAACCCGGCAACCATTACCCAGCGGCAACCCTGGTGGCATAAATCTTTCCAACCGATCGAGTGCGTTTCCCAAAGCGATTTCGACACTTATATGGGCCACGAGATTGCTCAGACGATTCGCCATGCGAAAGAAGCGGGCCGGAAGTTATCGATCATCCTGCCTGTAGGCCCGATGGGCATGTATCGCTGGGCGGTTTACTTCCTCAAGGAGTGGAACGTCTCGTGCGAACACGTCTATGGCTTCAACATGGACGAATGGAGTGATGCTTCAGGAAATACGTTACCCGCCACTGATCCCGGTGCTTTTCAGTTTGCCATGGAGCAGGCCTTCTATGGCCCTTTAGGAAAGTTAACCGTTCCGAAAAAGCAGAGGAACTTCGCGACTCGCAAGCATCTCCCGACCTATGCCGAAAGACTGGGCGAATTGAAATCTCAAGGGGCGATGCATGTCTTGGTCTTTGGCGTGGGCCGAGTCTGCCATATTGCTTTCTGGGAGCCACACTTTGCCGGCGAATATGGCAGTGAAACTGAGTGGAAATCGCAAACCCATCGCCTGGGTGCCAGGCTTCATCCACTGACGATCGAACAGAATGCCCTGACCAGTTTTAAGAGTCGCACGACGCTGGTACCAGCCTTTGCCAACACCATTGGCCCAGCACTGTTCCTGGGAGCCGACCATATCATTGGCGGAGCAGATGGCATCTTTTCTCGCGGCATGCAATGGCAGGGTCTTTCTCTCTGGATGACCTTTCGCCATGCTCCGACATCGTGGATTCCATCGACTTACATGACGACACAACCCGGCAAATTCTTCTTTCTCAACGAGCTTGCCGGCCCTCTCACAGCCGAATGCCACTAGGACACGCACAAACTTCAACCAGATCCAATACCTGACACTCAAGAGTTACTCCCATGATGATGCGCTACTTATTCCTGACGATTTTCACTCTGCACTTGTCGACAGCACTGAATTCCACAGCGCTGGCTCAACCGTTGCCACGAGCCACGCCTGAATCGCAGGGGGTGGCCTCGGCTCAGATTCAGAAATTCATTGAAGCTGCGGATCAGTCGATCAACACACTCCACAGCTTCATGTTGATCCGGCATGGAAAGGTGGTTGCCGAGTGCTGGTGGCAACCACAGACACCGACCACGCCGCATGTGATGCATTCGCTGAGCAAGAGTTTCACCTCGACGGCAATTGGGTTTGCAGTGAGCGAAGGGAGGCTCAGTGTGGATGACCCGGTCATCAAGTTCTTCCCCGATCATCTTCCCGCTGAAGTTTCGCCCAATCTTAAGGCCATGCGGGTCAAGGATCTCCTCACCATGTCCACAGGCCATGAGACCGAGCCCAGACTCATCGGTGGGCCTGAGGATTCGGGAATTCGCATGTTCCTGGCGCATCCTGTCCCCCATAAGCCGGGAACGCACTTCAAGTACAACACACCCGCCACTTACATGCTCTCGGCAATCGTGCAGAAGGTCTCGGGTGAAAAGTTGATCGACTACCTGACTCCGCGTTTGTTCAAGCCCCTGGGCATTGAAAACCCGGCCTGGTCGACCAGTGCTGAAGGAATCAACTACGGTGGGTTTGGTCTCATGATTACGACGGAAGACATCGCCCGTTTTGGCCTCTTCGCACTGAATGAAGGGCAATGGAATGGCCAGCAACTTCTTCCGGCAGCGTGGATTCGCGAAGCCACTTCGAAGCATGTTTCGAATGGCAGCAATCCCCAAAGTGACTGGGAACAGGGCTATGGTTATCAGTTCTGGCGCTGCCGACACGGAGCCTTCCGAGGTGATGGCAAAGATGGACAGTTTTGCATTGTTTTGCCCGAGCAGGATGCGGTCATTGCGATCACAGCCCATACGAGCAATATGCAGGCGGAGTTAAACGTCGTCTGGGATCAACTACTGGCTGCGTTTCATGAAGCTCCACTGGCAGAAGATCCGGCGGCTCAAGCCCGTCTTAAGGAAGTCTCGTCCAAGCTTGTCGCTGGTCAACCGAAAGGGACGAGCAAACTGCTGCTCAGCCAGAAAATTCAGAGCGACATTTTGAAGAAGGAGATGAAGTACTCGATTTATCTTCCCGCGGGTTATGAAGGCTCGACGACTTCGTACCCAGTGCTCTATCTGCTCCACGGCTTTGGTGACGATGAAACGAGCTGGCAGTTGAAGGGAAACATGCAACCCCTCGCGGATGCCACCATTGCGACCCGCCGGGCACTTCCGATGATCATCGTGATGCCCGATGCGGAGAAACGTTATTACATGAACAGCGTGATGGGCGAGTACATGTACGAAGATTATTTCATTAAGGAACTGATGCCGCATATTGAGAAAACCTATCGCGTCAAAACAGATCGTGCTGATCGAGCACTTTCGGGCCTGTCGATGGGTGGTTATGGAAGCTTGCTTTATGCCCTGCACCATCCTGAGCTGTTTGCCTCCTGCTATGCCATGAGTGCCGGTGTTCGCTCGGATGAAGAAATGCGGGCGATTCCGTTTGCCGAGTTCAAAAAGCGGTACGTTCCTTCCGTCGGCGATCTTGAGGAAGGGGACGAACGGATCACTGAGTTTTACAATCGGAACAGTGTGCTGTACCTGCTGCCAAAAACGCCCGTGGAACAGCTCAAACAGACACGCTGGTTCATCGATTGTGGGGACGACGACTTCCTTTACAAGGGAAATTCCCTGCTGCACATCACATTCAGCGACCTGAAAGTTCCGCATGAGTACCGTGTCCGTGACGGCGGGCACAACTGGAAGTACTGGCAACGCTCACTCCCGGATGCACTGGAGTTTGTCTCTGAATCGTTTTCGAAGGGGAAATAATCCCGCATCGACAACCGCAGAGGTGAAAACGTTCCCTTTTCGTCACTGCTCGATCTGCATAGAATCTGGGAGTCCCGAGTTAACTACCTGTTTCCCGGAAGAGTGACCTTGAGCGAATTCGTTGAGCCGCTGGGAAAGCGAATTCTGATCCGTAAAGACGAGAGCAAGCAAAAGACCCGCGGCGGGATTGTGTTGCCGGATCAGGCTGAAATTCCGACGATTACCGGCCGCGTGGTGGAAATCAGTGTGTTGATCGAGCGCGATCTCGACTTCCCGGTGAAGAAATACGACAAGGTGTTGTTTCACCCGAAGAATGCCATTCCGGTCGATTTTGAGCCCGACAATCTGCTGTATGTGGTTCCGATTGAAGATGTGGTTGCCGTTTTTCGCCGGTCGGAACCTGTACGTCCCCCTCGTAAGTCAAAAGGCAAGAAAGATATCGAACCTGACGAGTTGGGCGAATAGTTTTGCCGCCGTCATGTTGTGGAAGCTGGTTTTCACTGTGGCGACAGTGCGAACAGTCCATGTGATTGAGCATCAGTCGTCGAGAATCTGGTGACGACCTTCCATCACGAAACCCCAATTGTGAACGATGGGTAGTCTCCCGTATTGGGCGAATAGCGGTCCGAGGAAACATTCGATGTCGGGTTCAGCCACTCCTGAAGAACGATCTGCCTCTCCCACATTACGCCGCTGGATCTGGCCTGGAGTGACGCTGCTGCTGGCAGGAGTCGCTCAAACAGCACTCTATCTGACGTACAGTGAAGATCGCACCATGCTCATCATGACGACGCTCTTCGTCTGGCCAGCGACGATTTTCTCATTGTTGCTCTGGTGGGTTTTCGGCTCTGGATTCACCTGGAAGTCGCGTCTTATTGGTTTAGGAAGCCTGCTCTTCGTTGGCGGGCTGGTGATGTCAGTCGCCACGATTGAAGGCTTCAATGGCGATATGGTGCCTCGCGTCGTGTGGCGTTGGGCCCCCAAAGCGGAAGCTGCTGCCCGAAACGTTCCTGTCGCTCCTCAAGAGGGAGCTGTTGCCACACCTGTTCTCACCGCCGGGCCGGGAGACTGGGTTCAATTTCGCGGGCCGGATCGCGCGGGTGTGGCCTCCGGAGTGACTATCCCTCTGTCTTGGAGTGAAGCCACTCCTCCGAAGAAACTTTGGGGCAAGCCGATTGGTGTCGGCTGGTCGAGCTTTGCCGTCATTGGAGACCGGATCTTCACGCAAACGCAGGTCGAGCAGGAAGAGCAGGTGCTCTGCCTCGATCTGGCCACGGGCAACGTTCTCTGGAAGCATGCCGATCAGACCCGCTTTTCGGAAGCGATGGGTGGTGACGGCCCCAGAGCCACTCCCACGTTTCTCGAAGGCAAACTGTATACTCTCGGTGCGACTGGCATACTGAACACTTTCGATGCGGCTACAGGAAAAGTTTTGTGGTCGACGAACATTCTCAAGGATGCCGACGCCACCAATATCCCCTGGGCCATGGCCGGTTCACCTCTGATTGAAGATGGCCTCGTCATTGTCAATCCTGGTGGAAAAGACGGCCATTCGATTGCTGCGTATCGTGCGACGGATGGCCAGCTCATGTGGTCTGTCGGCGATTACGAAGCCAGCTACACAGCGCCACGGGTGGAGACGATTCACGGCGTTCGCCAGGTTCTCGTCTTCCATGCTGCTGGTCTTTCCGGGCTGGATCCAAAAACTGGCAAAGAATTCTGGATGTTCCCCTGGGTCAACCAGCCCAAGGTCAACGCCTGCCAGCCGATTCTCCTCCCTGATCAATCGCTCTTTCTCTCCTGCGGCTACTCGGTGGGGAGTGCCCGAATCGAGCTCACACCTGCCGAACCTTCGTGGCAGGTCAAACCAATCTGGAAGACCAATAAATTCCGGTTGAAGTTCAACGATGGAATTCTCAAAGACGGCTACATCTATGGCCTTGATGAAAACCGCCTCGCCTGCCTCGACATCGCGACGGGAAAGATCAAGTGGAAGGGCCCACCTTATGGCTATGGTCAGATCCTGATGACAGATAACTCGATCCTCGTCAGTTGTGAAAATGGCGAGCTGGCACTCGTGGAACCAACTCCCGAAAAGTTTGTCGAAATCACGAAGTTCCGTGTTCTACCCGATGCAACCACCTGGGCTCATCCGGTCATCGCCCACGGCAAGCTCCTCGTACGCAACAATCAGGAACTCGCCTGCTATCAGGTGGAAACCCCGCCTCAATAGATTGGCCGGATGAATCCATCTTCACTCAGCGACTGAGGCTTGCCCCTGTGGCTCTCCTCTATGTTCGACATTCGTCGCTGCGACTGGCCACAGCATCTGATATCATCAATTGTCGATGCTT is a window of Planctopirus limnophila DSM 3776 DNA encoding:
- a CDS encoding RluA family pseudouridine synthase; the protein is MKRWHILFEDNHCLVVEKPAGVLTMGDETGDENMVQLAMDDLKIRHQKPGNVYVGLVHRLDRPVSGVLLLAKTSKAASRLSAQFREREPEKVYLAIVEGQLNPAAGEIVDWLIKDQERNHTRVTSPQTPGAKQAKLRYRQLETLVTPEGIRTLVEVQPMTGRSHQIRVQLAHAGASILGDLRYGSKTPLGKMIALHARSLTFEHPVQKQPLTIYAPLPSDWKPFMNPLLWEKFQTAGESAAESSHR
- a CDS encoding GYF domain-containing protein; this translates as MPTLTAMTWYYRLFGEEFGPVPHEMLVTLLENGTLSHTDEVRAETGSHWLTLKEVLDAPQDQTLESAGRATLDGLGDAQSGWYCKVLGRELGPMGFDEIQSFVEEGQLGPEAEVKLGAAGKWRAVRSIGRLMAVLPFEKGEHKIPEGRLSKEMQAFPGNEPSSNRESARPAPKSRIRDEFDDDEEDDDRSFDARRSRRKKKNRRGSDTQGYTGNTPPFGMPAFYPGGPAVNGYAGFPAAPTPAYGMPVAGAGFVPQWPQAAAPAPVDHLWYAWIGGQEYGPVDYSQLTQWATAGQLAATDYVRQGQAGQYVLASTINGLMPPLVPPVISAPVAPAIATPQPAVAATASSTAASSATASTTTAKTSAKPADSAANAVIPAASVEAKAAVVKETPAAKASEPELEVTKKATSESSNSNSNASSYSSSAAASSYSSGASYNSGASSYSSGFGGAAPSRPMPARPAPKKKVAAERPEWLDDAIEGLKSPKALVAVGLLALVGIYFSLGFLPASTGSDRQLQTRLEEVLATVKKLRETKAPAGEWEALAQATAKEYPKDFVDKLQSSASRKYPYKQLHLWCVRDRLQKMISNSRTKVSHEERDFENNLREAAKLLGVPSTIPAAPAVAEAGGKPPSGAQ
- the queF gene encoding preQ(1) synthase — protein: MPSEFLGILETFPNPFPQRDYSIETICPEFTSLCPKTGQPDYGTLVITYVPDEKCFELKSLKLYLQAFRNHGAFYEQVTNMILDDLVAATSPRSLEVVAQFTPRGGIRSNVTVKYAKD
- a CDS encoding Sec-independent protein translocase subunit TatA/TatB encodes the protein MFGAPGWQEMMVVGIIALLLFGKRLPEVARSLGKGLTEFKKGMAGMTDDIQSTVYTQPESSKTTRPLAKDDDEPVVASAPKFTPPSEPPA
- the tatA gene encoding twin-arginine translocase TatA/TatE family subunit, encoding MFGLPGGWELLVVLGIVLLLFGNRLPSVMRSLGQSITEFKKGAKEAEQEPEKIDDREAKV
- the fmt gene encoding methionyl-tRNA formyltransferase produces the protein MRSLRIAFLGTGPLARPVFEALRESPHHQVVALITQPSRTGRGHHQHENPLIGLAEERNIPVFQPSRIRDAEHATWLKELDLDLSVVAAYGQILSREILDLPRLGTINVHASLLPKYRGATPIHAAVLSGDEVAGVTIIRLVPKLDAGPMLGVDQLQVDAQETTGSLEARLAQLAVPLTLRVVDQLAMGEAQETLQDETLATHVGKLTKQHGLIDWSKPAIDIERHIRGMQPWPGPQTMLFSEGKAPLRLSILQGTVISSSATNSSSVGSFAEQTSPGQLSSESGRLFAQTGDHRLEILTLQPEGKRAMSAAEYLRGRPVKPGDYLGTLAIAPQ
- a CDS encoding 6-phosphogluconolactonase, coding for MNLLTTLAGSMLEGFFPAGWDLARIDACVDANPATITQRQPWWHKSFQPIECVSQSDFDTYMGHEIAQTIRHAKEAGRKLSIILPVGPMGMYRWAVYFLKEWNVSCEHVYGFNMDEWSDASGNTLPATDPGAFQFAMEQAFYGPLGKLTVPKKQRNFATRKHLPTYAERLGELKSQGAMHVLVFGVGRVCHIAFWEPHFAGEYGSETEWKSQTHRLGARLHPLTIEQNALTSFKSRTTLVPAFANTIGPALFLGADHIIGGADGIFSRGMQWQGLSLWMTFRHAPTSWIPSTYMTTQPGKFFFLNELAGPLTAECH
- a CDS encoding serine hydrolase, yielding MMMRYLFLTIFTLHLSTALNSTALAQPLPRATPESQGVASAQIQKFIEAADQSINTLHSFMLIRHGKVVAECWWQPQTPTTPHVMHSLSKSFTSTAIGFAVSEGRLSVDDPVIKFFPDHLPAEVSPNLKAMRVKDLLTMSTGHETEPRLIGGPEDSGIRMFLAHPVPHKPGTHFKYNTPATYMLSAIVQKVSGEKLIDYLTPRLFKPLGIENPAWSTSAEGINYGGFGLMITTEDIARFGLFALNEGQWNGQQLLPAAWIREATSKHVSNGSNPQSDWEQGYGYQFWRCRHGAFRGDGKDGQFCIVLPEQDAVIAITAHTSNMQAELNVVWDQLLAAFHEAPLAEDPAAQARLKEVSSKLVAGQPKGTSKLLLSQKIQSDILKKEMKYSIYLPAGYEGSTTSYPVLYLLHGFGDDETSWQLKGNMQPLADATIATRRALPMIIVMPDAEKRYYMNSVMGEYMYEDYFIKELMPHIEKTYRVKTDRADRALSGLSMGGYGSLLYALHHPELFASCYAMSAGVRSDEEMRAIPFAEFKKRYVPSVGDLEEGDERITEFYNRNSVLYLLPKTPVEQLKQTRWFIDCGDDDFLYKGNSLLHITFSDLKVPHEYRVRDGGHNWKYWQRSLPDALEFVSESFSKGK